The Niallia alba genome includes a window with the following:
- a CDS encoding BglG family transcription antiterminator, producing the protein MLDERAYIIIQKIMERPFIEKQNLQEQTKLTQRQIDYSLEKINSWLESHKKKPIEINSYNQISVDYETRELLINEVSNTIPVDEYVLSSEERMQYMFLYLFINIDYLSTNHFIDALKVGKTTIMSDLKALTSKLQRMGISLEYNRKQGYHLVGNESEIRYLGLKLIVKELNTNNNTKLFGYFLRENQLESYAHMKQIVLFYSNKHNIIFIENRLTEFIYSFLLLKTRLQKVESLHLTHKWRSIKSTKEYNFAEELLSFYHIKKEENICYLTSWVLGLTLGEADEYREDYPLVMDLVEHIRMRFESFSGIRFEHPREVSKQIFRHFRSVYYRLLFHLPIVNPLYEKIIEEYNNLYTIVNETLKPLSALFKHPIPAEEVAYLTIHFASLSRNEREGKANKKVGLIVCPNGVGSSSITHTVLKSIFPEFAFLAPIETEQLDKIDVDYDLLFSTVPDIRLFYTKKPVFIVSPVMDTAEKYRLIRDVYTELGNSFFKLPSVELITQIVEKYAVVKEKEQMKRELYEYFVVNEKVELKKDQGPKLSEIISPELIQLHVLANNWEDAIRLSALPLLHEKRITENYIQKMIENARKDGPYMVIMPNVALPHARPSDGVNQLSISIAVLNEPVYFDKYTNKPVRFVFCLAAINQEFHLNALSQLVQLLEKEEFYHILKTSKTSQEVFNYICCQEERNVKVAP; encoded by the coding sequence TTGCTAGATGAAAGAGCATACATCATTATCCAAAAAATTATGGAACGCCCATTTATAGAAAAGCAAAATTTACAAGAGCAAACGAAATTAACGCAAAGACAAATTGATTATAGCTTGGAAAAAATAAATAGTTGGTTAGAATCACATAAGAAAAAACCAATCGAAATAAATAGCTATAATCAAATTTCTGTTGATTATGAAACACGGGAACTATTAATAAATGAGGTATCCAATACTATTCCAGTTGATGAATATGTATTAAGTAGTGAGGAACGTATGCAATATATGTTTCTCTATCTTTTCATAAACATAGATTACCTATCCACAAACCATTTCATTGATGCTTTAAAAGTTGGCAAAACAACGATAATGAGTGATTTAAAAGCTTTAACATCTAAATTACAACGTATGGGAATTTCCTTGGAATACAATCGGAAGCAAGGATATCATCTGGTAGGGAATGAGAGTGAGATTCGCTATTTAGGATTAAAATTAATCGTAAAAGAATTAAATACAAATAATAACACAAAATTATTTGGCTATTTTTTGCGGGAAAATCAACTGGAAAGCTATGCACATATGAAACAGATTGTATTGTTTTATTCGAACAAACACAATATCATTTTTATCGAGAATAGGTTAACAGAATTTATTTATTCCTTTCTATTATTAAAGACAAGATTACAAAAAGTAGAATCTCTTCATTTGACCCATAAATGGAGATCGATTAAATCTACAAAAGAATATAATTTTGCAGAAGAATTATTATCATTTTATCATATAAAAAAGGAAGAAAATATTTGTTATTTAACATCTTGGGTATTAGGTCTAACATTAGGTGAGGCTGATGAATATCGCGAAGACTATCCCCTCGTTATGGACTTAGTGGAACATATCCGAATGCGATTTGAATCTTTTTCGGGAATTCGCTTTGAACATCCAAGAGAAGTGTCTAAGCAAATTTTTAGGCACTTCCGATCCGTTTATTACAGGTTGCTTTTTCATTTACCGATTGTTAATCCACTCTATGAGAAAATCATAGAGGAATACAATAATCTATACACTATAGTTAATGAAACGTTGAAACCACTTAGCGCACTATTCAAACATCCTATCCCTGCAGAAGAAGTTGCGTATTTGACAATTCATTTTGCATCTTTATCAAGAAATGAAAGAGAAGGTAAGGCAAACAAAAAAGTAGGATTAATTGTTTGCCCAAATGGAGTTGGTAGTTCATCTATTACACATACTGTTTTGAAGTCTATTTTTCCAGAATTCGCTTTTTTAGCACCTATTGAAACAGAGCAATTGGATAAAATAGATGTCGATTATGATTTGTTATTTTCTACTGTACCGGATATTCGCTTATTCTATACCAAAAAACCCGTTTTTATTGTAAGTCCTGTAATGGACACAGCAGAAAAATACCGGTTAATAAGAGATGTTTACACAGAGCTAGGGAATTCCTTTTTCAAATTACCTAGTGTAGAACTAATTACTCAAATTGTGGAAAAGTATGCAGTGGTGAAAGAAAAAGAGCAAATGAAAAGAGAGTTATATGAATACTTCGTAGTAAATGAAAAAGTAGAACTAAAAAAAGATCAAGGACCAAAATTGAGTGAGATTATCTCTCCAGAGCTTATTCAGTTGCACGTATTGGCAAATAATTGGGAGGATGCCATTCGTTTATCTGCATTACCATTGTTACATGAAAAAAGAATTACAGAAAATTATATTCAGAAAATGATAGAAAATGCCAGAAAAGATGGTCCTTATATGGTAATAATGCCAAACGTTGCGCTTCCCCATGCAAGACCTTCGGATGGCGTAAATCAATTATCGATTAGTATAGCTGTTTTAAATGAACCAGTATATTTTGATAAATATACTAATAAGCCAGTTCGATTTGTATTCTGTTTGGCAGCCATTAATCAGGAATTTCACTTAAATGCTCTTTCGCAGTTAGTTCAACTGTTGGAAAAGGAGGAATTTTATCATATTTTAAAAACAAGTAAAACTTCCCAAGAGGTTTTCAATTATATATGTTGCCAGGAAGAAAGAAATGTAAAAGTTGCTCCATGA
- a CDS encoding PTS sugar transporter subunit IIA, protein MILLNNILEEELIQLNVKADNWEDAIRKGTLPLVVKNKVTKEYVNKIIEIAKSIGPYIVITKHVALPHAPAEFGANETAIGITTLDRPVNFGNEANDPVKYLFCLSATDNNSHLEALAELVKLLENEDFFKLLDTSNSPKEILSYISTI, encoded by the coding sequence GTGATATTGTTAAACAATATCTTAGAAGAAGAATTAATCCAATTAAATGTAAAGGCGGATAATTGGGAGGACGCAATTAGAAAAGGTACACTACCTCTCGTAGTGAAGAACAAGGTTACAAAAGAGTATGTCAATAAAATTATTGAAATTGCCAAGTCGATTGGACCTTATATTGTTATTACTAAGCATGTTGCATTACCCCATGCTCCTGCGGAATTTGGAGCTAATGAAACAGCAATAGGGATCACTACATTGGATCGTCCTGTTAACTTTGGAAATGAAGCCAATGATCCAGTGAAGTATTTATTTTGTTTAAGCGCAACAGACAATAATAGTCATTTGGAAGCATTGGCAGAATTAGTAAAGTTATTGGAAAATGAGGATTTTTTTAAGCTATTAGATACTAGCAACAGTCCGAAAGAGATACTTTCATATATTAGTACTATTTAA
- a CDS encoding SIS domain-containing protein, giving the protein MSEAKNYLEAIQEEMSQLINHISIANLEEAKSCIINARKKGKRLHLTGIGKPSYVARYSASLLSSTGTPAYFLDGTEAIHGSSGQVVEGDIVIAISNSGETDELKKTLQTLKENGAIIIAITGNLQSSIARQSDFAIFAGVSKEGDSLNKPPRASIVAELLILQTLSILLQNEIGLDAQTYVKWHPGGTLGQSIK; this is encoded by the coding sequence ATGAGTGAGGCAAAGAACTACTTGGAAGCTATACAAGAAGAAATGAGTCAATTAATTAACCATATTTCGATTGCTAATTTAGAAGAAGCGAAGTCATGTATTATTAATGCTAGAAAAAAAGGAAAACGATTACATCTTACCGGCATTGGAAAACCTAGTTATGTTGCACGCTATAGTGCATCCTTATTATCCTCCACTGGAACGCCAGCCTACTTTTTAGACGGTACAGAAGCTATTCATGGTTCGTCAGGTCAAGTTGTTGAAGGGGATATTGTAATTGCAATATCCAATAGTGGAGAGACAGATGAATTAAAAAAGACGCTTCAAACTTTAAAGGAAAATGGAGCAATTATCATTGCCATTACAGGGAACCTTCAGTCCTCGATTGCTCGACAAAGCGACTTTGCTATTTTTGCAGGTGTATCCAAGGAAGGTGACAGTCTTAATAAGCCTCCTAGAGCATCCATTGTTGCTGAACTACTTATATTGCAAACCCTATCAATACTACTTCAAAATGAAATTGGGCTGGATGCACAAACTTATGTAAAGTGGCATCCCGGAGGAACCCTTGGACAGTCCATTAAATAA
- the dapA gene encoding 4-hydroxy-tetrahydrodipicolinate synthase — protein MKPSGIITAMVTPFDKEQKIDRQATCDLVNRLICSKVAGLFILGTNGEFHVLSRDEKVEFASIVIKETNKRVPVYIGTGGNSTAEVVFLSKEMEKLGADALSVITPYFLSLTEEELYQHYMKIAESVSIPIVLYNIPKNTGIHLSSQLVARLAKVDNIVGIKDSSGDIENIKNYISVTKKEVFSVLSGSDSLILKALDEGATGAIAATSNLLTNIDVAIYKHWQKGERQKAEEAQQSLEELRRVLKLGSIPAVLKKAMEIAEISVGAARYPVLEPKGEVVEEISSVVTAYLQKYHKLSY, from the coding sequence ATGAAGCCTAGTGGAATCATTACTGCGATGGTTACTCCTTTTGATAAGGAGCAAAAAATTGATAGACAAGCGACATGTGATTTAGTTAATCGTTTAATCTGTTCAAAGGTGGCTGGATTATTTATTCTAGGTACGAATGGAGAGTTTCATGTATTATCTAGAGACGAAAAAGTAGAATTTGCATCTATTGTCATAAAGGAAACAAATAAACGGGTTCCGGTCTATATAGGAACTGGAGGAAATAGCACAGCAGAAGTTGTCTTTTTATCTAAAGAAATGGAAAAACTTGGGGCAGATGCACTTTCTGTTATAACGCCATATTTCCTTTCACTAACAGAAGAAGAATTGTATCAACATTATATGAAAATAGCTGAATCTGTAAGTATTCCAATTGTACTGTATAATATTCCAAAAAATACTGGTATTCATTTAAGTTCACAATTAGTAGCACGACTGGCTAAGGTTGATAATATAGTAGGAATAAAAGATAGCAGCGGTGACATTGAAAATATTAAAAATTATATTAGCGTGACAAAAAAAGAGGTTTTCTCTGTTTTATCTGGGTCAGATTCTTTAATATTAAAAGCTTTGGATGAAGGAGCAACAGGAGCAATTGCAGCAACATCGAACCTTTTAACTAATATTGATGTTGCCATTTATAAGCATTGGCAAAAAGGAGAAAGACAGAAAGCAGAAGAAGCTCAGCAAAGTTTAGAAGAACTGCGCCGAGTCTTAAAGCTCGGTTCCATTCCGGCAGTCTTGAAAAAAGCAATGGAGATTGCAGAAATTTCTGTTGGTGCGGCTAGGTATCCTGTTCTAGAGCCTAAAGGTGAAGTGGTAGAAGAAATTAGCTCAGTGGTAACAGCTTATCTACAAAAATATCATAAATTATCGTATTAA
- a CDS encoding DUF1858 domain-containing protein, with protein sequence MTKVLDLNRTILELTTTYPELINVLKEVGFEKITDPRMMQTAGRIMTIPKGCRMRKISIETVKQACIDHGFTIMEEGRDTYE encoded by the coding sequence TTGACTAAAGTATTAGATTTAAATCGAACCATCTTAGAATTAACAACCACTTATCCAGAATTAATTAACGTTTTAAAAGAGGTAGGCTTTGAAAAAATTACGGACCCTCGTATGATGCAAACCGCAGGACGAATCATGACCATTCCTAAAGGATGTCGCATGAGAAAAATATCAATAGAAACAGTAAAACAAGCTTGTATAGATCATGGGTTTACGATTATGGAAGAGGGAAGGGACACGTATGAGTGA
- a CDS encoding PTS sugar transporter subunit IIB — MYKALVACRAGVGSSLMLKIKVNEVVRENKLPIQVEHSSLDGVPGFDGELLITLVDVAQELSNKGIKQHIIGIANIVDKKEIFEKLNKFLQGIEI; from the coding sequence ATGTATAAAGCATTAGTAGCATGTAGAGCAGGCGTTGGTTCAAGTTTGATGCTAAAAATAAAAGTTAATGAAGTGGTAAGAGAAAATAAACTGCCTATACAAGTAGAACATTCTTCATTAGATGGTGTACCTGGATTTGATGGTGAATTATTAATTACTCTTGTGGATGTCGCACAGGAATTAAGTAATAAAGGGATAAAGCAACATATTATTGGTATTGCCAATATTGTCGATAAAAAAGAAATTTTTGAGAAATTAAATAAATTTTTACAGGGAATAGAAATTTGA
- a CDS encoding PTS ascorbate transporter subunit IIC encodes MMQFIISLFSNPAIILALVALVGLLAQRKAMTEVMTGTFKTLIGFLIFGIGASTMTAALKNFNVLFQAGFDLTGVVASPEAATALAQSEYGFVVSCTLILGFVMNLVFARITPMKNIFFTGGHSLFFACVLSLIIKSYGYSNTVAIVLGGIILGFCSAALPQLCQPFMRKITGSDATAIGHFNMLGYALSGSIGMLFSKHQEKSTESIKFPAWLSFFRDFLMGMAVIMLILFYVSTLKAGKDVAQELAGTTHWLVFPLIQAFMFTAGMSILMTGVRMFLAEITAAFVSISEKFIPNSRPALDVPTVFPFAPTAVIVGFLSAYIAGLLAVFIMVFFDFPVVIIPAAHIAFFSGGTAAVFGNSTGGWRGAVAGSFVVGLLLALLPTVLYPVFAGMNIEGSTFPNIDYNITGMLLNKFLSFFH; translated from the coding sequence ATGATGCAATTCATTATTAGCTTATTTAGTAATCCGGCAATTATTTTAGCATTAGTTGCCTTGGTTGGATTACTAGCACAACGAAAAGCTATGACAGAAGTAATGACAGGTACATTTAAAACATTGATTGGATTTCTGATCTTTGGAATTGGTGCGAGCACAATGACAGCAGCACTAAAAAACTTTAACGTATTATTCCAAGCTGGCTTCGATTTGACAGGGGTTGTTGCCTCACCTGAAGCTGCGACAGCTCTTGCTCAATCTGAGTATGGTTTTGTAGTATCATGTACTTTAATTTTAGGATTTGTTATGAACTTAGTTTTTGCAAGAATTACTCCGATGAAGAATATTTTCTTCACAGGGGGACACAGTTTATTCTTCGCTTGTGTATTATCCCTAATAATTAAATCTTATGGATACTCAAATACAGTTGCTATTGTTCTTGGCGGGATTATTTTAGGTTTTTGCTCTGCTGCTTTACCGCAATTATGTCAGCCTTTTATGCGAAAAATTACAGGCAGTGATGCTACCGCTATAGGGCATTTTAATATGTTAGGTTATGCATTATCAGGTAGTATTGGAATGTTATTTAGCAAACATCAAGAAAAAAGCACAGAATCTATTAAATTTCCTGCTTGGTTATCCTTTTTTAGAGATTTTCTAATGGGGATGGCTGTTATTATGCTGATTCTTTTCTATGTATCTACTCTAAAGGCAGGAAAAGATGTTGCGCAAGAATTAGCTGGTACAACCCATTGGTTAGTGTTCCCCTTAATCCAAGCATTTATGTTTACAGCAGGTATGTCGATTTTAATGACAGGCGTACGTATGTTTTTAGCTGAAATTACAGCGGCGTTTGTGTCTATATCAGAGAAATTTATACCAAATTCTCGCCCGGCCCTTGATGTACCAACAGTATTCCCATTTGCACCTACAGCGGTAATTGTTGGTTTCTTGTCTGCTTATATAGCTGGACTTTTGGCAGTATTTATTATGGTGTTTTTTGACTTCCCAGTTGTTATTATTCCTGCTGCTCATATTGCTTTTTTCTCAGGGGGAACAGCTGCGGTTTTTGGAAATTCAACAGGGGGTTGGAGAGGGGCAGTTGCAGGATCGTTCGTTGTTGGATTATTATTAGCACTCTTACCAACAGTGCTTTATCCTGTGTTTGCTGGTATGAATATCGAAGGATCTACCTTCCCGAATATTGACTACAATATTACTGGTATGCTCCTGAATAAATTTTTAAGCTTTTTCCATTAA
- a CDS encoding helix-turn-helix transcriptional regulator, which produces MNKVERLFKIIDYLSAGDFVTAEELALITKTSKRNIYRDISELETVGFYFHTEKKGYLLLEKPIKHNVGLTDREWLSLLLTQALPKQNLISENSMLSEYKVGRKKTSKEKGWNRVISERILHHFLYRDNYDENLVISLVKAIEKRRSLMIAYYSPTNEVETKRIIDPYYLIDRDDHYYIVAYCNEKKEFRNFRIDRIRSWQIEKQIYEFQEEFSIDNHLANWKMDYTDEKNKFVVRFSKKVGKYIKEKKFYDKNVIIEEEEDGSVILTIETMSKLFLRWVRKYGMDAEVMEPLHIREQLKNEYKKLLDIYGK; this is translated from the coding sequence ATGAATAAGGTGGAAAGACTTTTTAAAATTATTGACTACCTTAGTGCTGGAGATTTTGTAACTGCGGAGGAATTGGCTCTTATTACAAAGACATCTAAACGCAATATTTACCGCGATATAAGTGAATTAGAGACTGTTGGTTTCTATTTTCATACTGAGAAAAAAGGCTATCTATTATTGGAAAAGCCTATTAAACATAATGTTGGTTTAACAGATAGAGAGTGGCTCTCACTTCTATTAACACAAGCACTTCCAAAGCAAAATTTGATTTCAGAAAACTCGATGCTTTCAGAATACAAGGTTGGACGAAAGAAAACAAGCAAAGAAAAAGGATGGAATCGGGTAATTAGTGAACGAATATTACACCATTTCCTTTATCGTGATAACTATGATGAAAATTTAGTGATTTCGCTTGTCAAGGCTATCGAAAAAAGAAGAAGTTTAATGATTGCTTATTATAGTCCTACAAATGAAGTGGAAACAAAAAGAATAATTGATCCCTATTATCTTATCGATAGAGATGATCATTATTATATTGTTGCTTATTGTAATGAAAAAAAGGAGTTTCGTAATTTTCGCATAGATCGTATCAGATCATGGCAAATAGAAAAGCAAATCTATGAGTTTCAAGAGGAGTTTTCTATTGATAACCATCTAGCAAATTGGAAAATGGATTATACAGATGAAAAAAATAAATTTGTTGTACGATTTAGTAAAAAAGTAGGGAAATACATTAAAGAAAAAAAGTTTTATGATAAGAATGTTATAATAGAAGAAGAGGAAGATGGTTCAGTAATTTTAACTATTGAAACAATGAGTAAATTATTTTTACGATGGGTAAGGAAATATGGAATGGATGCTGAAGTAATGGAGCCTCTTCATATAAGAGAGCAGTTAAAGAATGAGTATAAAAAGCTATTGGATATTTATGGGAAATAA
- a CDS encoding beta/alpha barrel domain-containing protein → MYKNNILNRMEKTAIMAIVRVETLERAYEIADGCLAGGIDVLEISYTLPNAGEIIKGLNKKYGTRLLVGAGTVLDTETARLAILAGAKFIIAPNYKEEVCRICNRYQVPYAPGCTTISEMVDAMESGASMIKAFPISNFYGSQLGTVLKTPIPYMPIMASGGVSADNIIEWFENGIDCVGIGGLLTNGTSTQIEQNARELVEKLREYRND, encoded by the coding sequence ATGTATAAAAATAATATTCTCAATCGAATGGAAAAAACAGCAATTATGGCTATTGTAAGAGTAGAGACATTAGAACGTGCTTATGAAATTGCAGATGGCTGCTTAGCTGGGGGAATAGATGTATTAGAAATTAGCTACACATTGCCAAATGCAGGAGAAATAATAAAAGGCTTAAATAAGAAATATGGGACACGCTTACTAGTAGGTGCAGGTACAGTATTAGATACAGAAACGGCAAGACTAGCCATATTAGCTGGTGCGAAGTTTATCATCGCACCAAATTATAAAGAAGAGGTTTGTAGAATATGCAATAGGTATCAAGTACCGTATGCCCCAGGCTGTACAACCATTTCAGAGATGGTTGATGCTATGGAGTCAGGAGCTTCAATGATTAAAGCATTTCCGATTTCTAACTTTTATGGCTCACAGCTTGGTACAGTTTTGAAAACACCGATTCCTTATATGCCTATAATGGCTTCTGGAGGAGTGTCTGCTGATAATATAATAGAGTGGTTTGAAAATGGGATAGACTGTGTAGGAATCGGTGGCTTGTTAACGAATGGAACATCAACACAAATTGAACAAAATGCAAGAGAACTTGTAGAAAAATTAAGGGAATATCGAAATGATTAA
- the cas8a1 gene encoding type I-B CRISPR-associated protein Cas8b1/Cst1 has product MTIARIETADALLNAGITGFVNILNDANITSYKCGNNYVEFDISILENFHHYYFDYFANRYKELLSHTFIVTKGKDFLYKKEWDDKTIEDWNKYIERAKKNLKSNSYLAAYKMMSCTEVDLVEMEKKLKKLKLKKNQTVSDSDIQNEIHEQIHYLQTIIDFLEKEEVEKYILAKNIAYTIIGNFWGGVSFLHKSSTTADIFEEYKKYFIDPIKLYYEEDHTKDKYVCFISNTPIKKLSKPHAYDMAWLTKMGVDMSRKTSHFWNLQSNTCYISPLINFIYSCIPAGFTFMNDQGYFVNCNSSVEALTRLNNNHEMYVIKSDDNIQLLEARTYYQLIDFMENQKHKKAKYEIDNIQVIKFSNTDNKTDNFRPYTYNVLSKDKLEVIKRHQKSLNNMINRVVKMGDGSYLRIYQNVMERLYSNKNQFDLIGLLCRTNLPSKAEEPIRSNRLLLDIVYLNNSFIGTIIQNQKEKEDGSMSDYYSYVRRETIAYMENAGRKLAYNYKVRNASNKLGGITYRLLNALKTKDTGKFMDTFINAHLYAAREGELIIPPQMTEALTDEDKLQTLGYAFVLGLRSGLSPKGDKKEEEENE; this is encoded by the coding sequence GTGACAATAGCAAGAATAGAGACTGCTGATGCGCTTTTAAATGCTGGGATTACGGGCTTTGTGAATATCTTAAATGATGCCAATATTACCTCTTACAAATGTGGTAATAACTATGTAGAGTTTGACATTTCAATCTTAGAAAATTTCCATCATTATTATTTTGATTATTTCGCAAATAGGTATAAAGAACTGTTATCACATACTTTTATTGTAACAAAGGGAAAGGATTTTCTTTATAAAAAAGAATGGGATGATAAGACAATAGAAGATTGGAATAAATATATCGAAAGAGCAAAAAAGAATCTTAAAAGCAATAGTTATCTAGCTGCATATAAAATGATGTCTTGTACAGAAGTAGATTTAGTAGAAATGGAAAAAAAGCTAAAAAAGCTGAAGTTAAAAAAGAATCAAACTGTTTCAGATTCAGATATTCAAAATGAAATCCATGAACAAATACACTATCTGCAAACTATTATTGACTTTTTGGAAAAAGAGGAGGTGGAAAAATATATTCTTGCAAAAAATATTGCCTATACAATTATTGGTAATTTTTGGGGTGGAGTATCTTTCTTACATAAGTCATCGACAACAGCTGATATTTTTGAAGAGTATAAAAAATATTTTATTGATCCAATCAAGCTTTATTATGAAGAAGATCATACAAAAGATAAATATGTATGCTTTATTAGCAATACGCCAATTAAGAAATTATCAAAACCACATGCTTATGATATGGCTTGGCTAACAAAAATGGGGGTAGATATGAGCAGGAAAACATCTCATTTTTGGAATTTGCAGTCAAACACATGCTATATCTCACCGCTTATTAATTTTATTTATTCGTGTATTCCTGCTGGGTTTACTTTTATGAATGATCAAGGATATTTTGTCAATTGTAACAGTTCTGTTGAAGCTCTAACTAGATTAAATAACAATCATGAAATGTATGTCATTAAATCAGATGATAATATTCAGCTACTAGAAGCAAGAACATATTATCAATTGATAGATTTTATGGAGAATCAAAAACATAAGAAAGCAAAGTATGAAATAGATAATATTCAAGTCATTAAATTTAGCAATACAGATAATAAGACAGATAATTTTCGACCATACACTTATAATGTACTATCAAAAGATAAATTGGAAGTTATTAAACGGCATCAAAAATCATTAAACAATATGATTAACAGGGTAGTGAAGATGGGCGATGGTTCATACCTTAGGATTTACCAAAATGTGATGGAACGTTTATACAGCAATAAAAATCAATTTGATTTAATTGGTTTATTATGTCGGACAAATTTGCCGAGCAAAGCAGAAGAGCCAATTAGAAGTAATAGACTCCTATTAGATATTGTTTACTTAAATAATAGTTTTATAGGGACAATTATTCAAAATCAAAAAGAGAAGGAGGATGGTTCGATGAGTGATTATTATTCCTATGTTCGTAGGGAAACCATTGCATATATGGAAAATGCGGGTAGGAAATTAGCTTACAATTATAAAGTTAGAAATGCCAGTAATAAATTAGGTGGTATTACTTATCGTTTACTGAATGCTTTAAAAACAAAGGATACAGGAAAGTTTATGGACACTTTTATCAATGCTCATTTATATGCTGCAAGAGAAGGAGAATTAATCATTCCGCCGCAAATGACAGAGGCATTAACAGATGAGGATAAATTGCAAACGCTTGGCTATGCATTTGTTTTAGGATTACGTTCTGGACTTAGCCCTAAAGGAGATAAAAAGGAGGAAGAAGAAAATGAATAA
- the cas6 gene encoding CRISPR-associated endoribonuclease Cas6: MRCVFSFKIEYFPIRYRLLLLSYIKEMIRSQSEEFYQSFFVEREKETKRFSFAPYFPNIQIDGDLIVSESLNLTVTSSNMEMMIYLINGSQQKSEYHYKESIMKFTGMKMIKEKTIVQSQYWFKTLTPILVESKERKPLLFDDANFEEELNIISSKMMKSKYGRPLYQPIKILKHQMKKSVVKENLHQASGDLFFTGNTGRFMVEGDPRDLNIFYLEGIALRSNQGFGCIDVL, encoded by the coding sequence GTGAGATGTGTGTTTAGTTTTAAAATCGAGTACTTCCCAATACGGTATCGGCTATTACTATTATCGTACATAAAGGAAATGATTCGCTCACAATCAGAAGAGTTCTATCAGTCGTTTTTTGTAGAGAGGGAAAAAGAGACAAAGAGATTTTCTTTCGCTCCATATTTTCCGAATATTCAAATCGATGGAGATTTAATAGTTTCAGAATCTTTGAATCTAACAGTGACCAGTTCAAATATGGAAATGATGATTTACCTCATTAATGGTAGCCAGCAAAAGAGCGAATACCACTATAAAGAAAGCATTATGAAATTTACTGGGATGAAAATGATCAAAGAAAAGACAATTGTACAGTCACAATATTGGTTTAAAACTTTAACACCGATCTTAGTGGAATCAAAAGAGAGAAAACCATTGCTTTTCGATGATGCTAATTTTGAAGAAGAATTAAATATTATTAGCTCAAAAATGATGAAGAGTAAGTATGGAAGACCTTTATACCAACCAATTAAAATATTAAAACATCAAATGAAAAAAAGTGTTGTGAAAGAAAATTTACATCAAGCATCAGGTGATTTATTTTTCACAGGAAATACAGGTCGATTCATGGTAGAAGGAGATCCTCGTGATTTAAATATATTCTATTTAGAGGGCATAGCTCTTCGTAGCAACCAGGGATTTGGCTGTATAGATGTTTTATAA